From a region of the Sinorhizobium sp. B11 genome:
- the chrA gene encoding chromate efflux transporter encodes MTREKTAAPPAGTPAEVFGAFLKLGLTSFGGPIAHLGYFRDELVTRRKWIDEKGYADLVALCQFLPGPASSQVGFAMGLLRGGPLGALAAWSAFTLPSALILFIFATAATALDNPLGQGLLHGLKLVAVAVVAQAVWGMARSLTPDKPRAAIALAAIFIVTAAGALGQLAAIALGAIAGLILCRQAAVEHKAGFSFGISRSTGIVCLLAFLLLLFGLPLVVAAFDSQGLRLFDAFYRSGALVFGGGHVVLPLLEAEVVRPGWVSENAFLAGYGVAQAVPGPLFTFSAYLGAVVAPAPNGVAGAAIALVAIFLPGFLLLLGTLPFWDRLSAYPLAQAAMRGANAAVVGLLGAALYNPVWTSAVLTSADFALALTGFLLLVIWKAPPWIVVVLMAASAILLQLSA; translated from the coding sequence ATGACCAGGGAGAAGACAGCGGCTCCACCGGCGGGTACGCCTGCGGAGGTGTTCGGCGCCTTTCTGAAACTTGGCCTCACATCGTTCGGCGGACCGATCGCGCATCTCGGCTATTTCCGCGACGAGCTCGTGACGCGGCGGAAATGGATCGACGAGAAGGGCTATGCCGATCTCGTTGCGCTCTGTCAGTTCCTTCCCGGTCCCGCATCGAGCCAGGTCGGTTTTGCCATGGGCCTCTTGCGCGGTGGGCCGCTGGGTGCGCTTGCGGCGTGGAGTGCATTCACGCTTCCGTCCGCGCTGATCCTCTTCATCTTCGCAACCGCCGCCACCGCGCTCGACAATCCTCTTGGACAGGGACTGCTGCACGGATTGAAGCTCGTTGCCGTCGCCGTCGTGGCACAGGCCGTCTGGGGCATGGCGCGATCGCTGACACCCGACAAGCCGCGCGCCGCCATTGCGCTGGCCGCGATCTTCATCGTGACAGCCGCGGGCGCGCTCGGCCAGCTCGCCGCCATCGCGCTGGGGGCAATTGCCGGGCTCATCCTTTGTCGCCAGGCCGCCGTCGAGCACAAGGCAGGTTTTTCGTTCGGAATATCGCGATCAACCGGCATTGTCTGCCTGCTGGCCTTCCTGCTCCTGCTGTTCGGATTGCCGCTTGTCGTCGCTGCCTTCGATTCCCAGGGGCTGCGCCTCTTCGATGCCTTCTATCGCTCGGGCGCGCTGGTGTTCGGCGGCGGCCATGTCGTCCTGCCGCTGCTTGAGGCGGAGGTCGTGAGACCGGGCTGGGTTTCCGAAAACGCGTTTCTCGCCGGTTACGGTGTTGCGCAGGCCGTGCCTGGTCCGCTCTTTACCTTCTCTGCCTATCTCGGGGCGGTTGTGGCGCCGGCTCCCAACGGTGTCGCAGGCGCAGCGATCGCCCTGGTGGCGATCTTCCTGCCCGGTTTTCTGCTGCTGCTCGGCACCCTTCCTTTCTGGGACAGGCTCAGCGCCTATCCACTGGCGCAGGCGGCCATGCGTGGCGCAAATGCCGCCGTGGTCGGCCTGCTGGGTGCAGCGCTCTACAATCCGGTATGGACGAGCGCGGTCCTGACATCGGCGGATTTTGCTCTTGCCTTGACCGGCTTTCTTCTGCTGGTCATCTGGAAGGCGCCGCCATGGATCGTGGTGGTGCTCATGGCGGCAAGTGCGATCCTGCTGCAGCTTTCCGCCTGA
- a CDS encoding MBL fold metallo-hydrolase, whose translation MSISDTNGISRAEFLRGMASAGLAVSFIGQAGQANAQDAPPVSPSGNAAKPATKATVEYNTLYRNGLPFDDVQDFEDAHRGLLAALPDPAIINNADGVPVWDLSTYSFLGTSDADDAPDTVNPSLWRMAKLNMIHGLFEVVDGVYQARGYDLSVMSIIRTDTGYIVIDPLVSSETAGAVWKQLVIPKLGDKPIVAVIYTHSHVDHYGGVRGLVSQADIDAGKVKILAPEDFTEAAVGENIIAGNAMSRRASYMYGNLLPRGATGQVDGGLGKSTSSGEIGLALPTDWATETGQKILIDGVELQVLMAPNSEAPAEFMFYIPKYKAFCAAEDACHTLHNLYTLRGAKVRDGLLWSKYLQQSLDMFGGEMEVLFTSHHWPTWGNDKVVGHIEKQRDMFRFIHDQVMRMANGGMTPKEIGEVIRLPQELATTWACRSYYGTVYHDAVAQYNLRLGFFDGVPATLHQLPPTDAGARYVNFMGGADNVLRQARESFDQGDYRWVAEVVNHVVFADANNVAAKQLLADTYEQLGYQAESGPWRNFYLTGARELRQGVTELPTPNTASPDTIKAMPIEMFFDFLGVRLNGDRAAGKKITINMELTDTNQKYAVGVQNAAIHYSKDKSAPNADVSIVTTREALNDVMLGTSTMEKQVVEGKAKLTGDPKKLSEFVGLLDNFEFWFNIVTA comes from the coding sequence ATGAGCATTTCGGACACGAATGGCATCAGCAGAGCGGAATTTCTTCGCGGCATGGCATCTGCTGGTCTTGCCGTCAGCTTCATCGGGCAAGCCGGACAGGCCAATGCCCAGGATGCCCCTCCGGTCTCTCCGAGCGGCAACGCCGCCAAGCCGGCCACCAAGGCGACTGTCGAATACAATACGCTTTATCGCAACGGCCTGCCGTTCGATGACGTGCAAGATTTCGAGGATGCCCACCGCGGGCTACTCGCAGCACTTCCAGACCCGGCCATCATCAACAACGCCGATGGCGTGCCCGTCTGGGATCTCAGCACCTATTCCTTTCTTGGCACATCCGATGCCGACGATGCGCCCGATACGGTCAATCCGAGCCTGTGGCGCATGGCCAAGCTCAATATGATCCACGGCCTGTTTGAAGTCGTCGACGGCGTCTATCAGGCCCGCGGTTATGACCTTTCCGTCATGAGCATCATTCGCACCGATACCGGTTATATCGTGATCGACCCGCTCGTCAGCTCCGAAACGGCCGGTGCGGTCTGGAAGCAGCTCGTCATTCCGAAGCTTGGTGACAAGCCGATCGTCGCCGTCATCTACACACATAGCCATGTGGACCACTATGGCGGCGTGCGCGGGTTGGTGAGCCAGGCCGATATCGATGCCGGCAAGGTCAAGATTCTGGCACCGGAGGATTTCACCGAGGCGGCCGTCGGCGAAAACATCATTGCCGGCAATGCCATGAGCCGCCGCGCAAGCTACATGTACGGCAACCTCCTGCCGCGTGGTGCCACCGGCCAAGTTGATGGCGGTCTCGGAAAATCCACGTCGTCGGGTGAAATCGGGCTGGCGCTGCCAACCGACTGGGCAACGGAAACCGGGCAGAAAATCCTTATCGACGGGGTGGAGCTGCAGGTCCTGATGGCACCCAATTCGGAAGCGCCCGCCGAATTCATGTTCTACATCCCGAAATATAAAGCGTTCTGCGCGGCGGAAGACGCCTGCCATACGCTGCACAATCTCTATACGCTGCGCGGTGCAAAGGTGCGCGACGGTCTGCTGTGGTCAAAGTATCTGCAGCAGTCGCTCGACATGTTCGGCGGCGAAATGGAAGTGCTTTTCACCTCGCACCATTGGCCCACATGGGGCAACGACAAGGTTGTCGGCCATATCGAGAAACAGCGCGACATGTTCCGTTTCATTCATGACCAAGTCATGCGGATGGCAAATGGCGGCATGACGCCGAAGGAAATCGGCGAGGTGATCCGCCTGCCGCAAGAGCTTGCGACGACATGGGCCTGCAGAAGCTATTATGGCACGGTCTATCACGATGCGGTGGCGCAATATAACCTTCGCCTCGGCTTCTTCGACGGCGTTCCCGCCACGCTTCACCAGCTGCCACCGACCGATGCCGGCGCGCGCTATGTGAACTTCATGGGTGGGGCGGACAATGTGCTGCGGCAGGCGCGCGAAAGCTTCGACCAAGGCGATTACCGATGGGTTGCCGAAGTGGTCAACCACGTCGTCTTCGCCGATGCGAACAACGTCGCCGCCAAGCAACTGCTTGCCGATACCTATGAGCAGCTTGGCTATCAGGCAGAATCGGGACCGTGGCGCAATTTCTACCTGACGGGCGCTCGCGAGCTTCGCCAGGGCGTCACAGAACTGCCGACGCCGAACACGGCAAGCCCCGACACGATCAAGGCCATGCCGATCGAAATGTTCTTCGACTTCCTCGGCGTGCGCCTGAATGGCGACCGCGCCGCAGGCAAGAAGATCACGATCAACATGGAACTGACGGACACGAACCAGAAATATGCCGTCGGCGTGCAGAATGCCGCCATCCACTATTCCAAGGACAAGAGCGCGCCGAATGCCGATGTTTCGATTGTCACGACGCGCGAGGCGTTGAACGACGTGATGCTCGGTACGTCCACGATGGAAAAGCAGGTTGTGGAAGGCAAGGCCAAGCTGACCGGCGACCCGAAGAAACTTTCGGAGTTCGTCGGGCTTCTCGATAATTTCGAGTTCTGGTTCAACATCGTCACGGCTTGA
- a CDS encoding OmpA family protein — MRKTALAGFAAAFLLPALALAQQVSEQRIITGLGKLQGAAPIVDVEILRQEAMNGSGKQMSGLPNWSKVARLPQMVVEIAFANDSVAIEPESYRTLGMIADALHHPNLWAYKFLVVGHTSSTGTDQHNLDLSQQRADAIKEILSTTFAVDPGRLYAVGVGEYFPIDGSKSEGANNRRVQLYNLGVFTKKP, encoded by the coding sequence ATGAGAAAAACCGCCCTCGCCGGCTTTGCCGCGGCCTTCCTTCTACCCGCCCTTGCACTGGCTCAGCAGGTTTCCGAGCAGCGCATCATCACCGGCCTCGGCAAGTTGCAGGGTGCTGCCCCGATCGTCGATGTCGAGATTCTGCGGCAGGAGGCCATGAACGGCTCCGGCAAGCAGATGTCCGGCCTGCCGAACTGGAGCAAGGTCGCGCGCCTGCCGCAGATGGTGGTCGAGATCGCCTTCGCCAACGACTCCGTTGCCATCGAACCGGAATCCTACCGCACGCTCGGCATGATCGCCGATGCGCTGCACCACCCGAACCTCTGGGCTTACAAGTTCCTCGTCGTTGGCCATACGAGCTCGACCGGAACCGACCAGCACAATCTCGATCTCAGCCAGCAGCGTGCCGATGCGATCAAGGAGATCCTGTCGACCACATTCGCCGTCGATCCCGGCCGTCTCTATGCGGTCGGCGTCGGCGAATATTTCCCGATCGACGGCTCGAAATCGGAAGGCGCCAACAACAGGCGCGTCCAGCTCTACAATCTCGGCGTCTTCACGAAGAAGCCCTGA
- a CDS encoding DUF1254 domain-containing protein: protein MTIQFGIKSLLRTPMSFAFLTIASIAIPAAQEASAASLTEEEARQIGIEAYVYFYPLITMDITRKQLTNMEAKEGAIGGPPNQFNNIRAFPAADMKAVVRPNFDTLYSSGWLDLTKEPVVVTAPDTAGRYYLLPMLDMWTDVFAAPGWRTTGTSAGNFLVAPPGWRPELRGTFGEFKLPEGTERIDAPTPYVWIIGRTKTDGPNDYDAVHKIQDGYKITSLSQWGTDTKPTAVKIDPSIDMKTPPKTQVDTASAEDYFAYAAELLKLHPPHSTDQPIIARMKRIGIEPGKSFDLSKADPVVQNALKTAPQDGQALMGWKLKTLARVVNGWSMNTDTMGVYGNYYLKRAIVAQQGLGANLPEDAIYPLNLADESGNPLDGRSNYTIHFEKEEIPPVNAFWSVTLYDNDGFQVANPLNRFAVSSWMPFQYNADGSLDLYFQTESPGKDKEWNWLPAPNGPYNLTMRLYAPKGTALIGKWNPPPVTRAAPAAPLAAQ from the coding sequence ATGACAATCCAGTTTGGAATCAAGAGCCTGTTGCGGACACCTATGTCGTTCGCATTTCTGACAATCGCTTCGATCGCCATTCCGGCTGCACAGGAGGCCTCAGCCGCTTCTCTGACGGAAGAGGAAGCGCGGCAGATCGGCATCGAAGCCTATGTCTACTTCTATCCGCTGATAACAATGGATATTACGCGCAAACAGCTGACCAACATGGAAGCGAAGGAAGGGGCGATCGGCGGGCCGCCCAATCAGTTCAACAATATCCGCGCATTTCCGGCGGCGGATATGAAAGCCGTAGTGCGGCCGAATTTCGATACGCTCTATTCGAGCGGCTGGCTCGATCTGACGAAGGAGCCGGTGGTGGTGACCGCGCCGGATACGGCGGGCCGCTACTATCTGCTGCCGATGCTGGACATGTGGACGGATGTGTTTGCCGCGCCGGGCTGGCGCACGACCGGGACATCCGCCGGAAATTTCCTGGTCGCACCGCCCGGCTGGAGGCCAGAACTTCGCGGCACGTTCGGCGAATTCAAGCTGCCGGAGGGGACCGAACGGATCGATGCTCCGACACCCTATGTCTGGATCATCGGCCGCACCAAGACCGATGGCCCCAATGATTACGATGCCGTCCACAAGATCCAGGACGGTTACAAGATCACCTCGCTGTCGCAGTGGGGTACGGACACAAAGCCGACCGCCGTCAAGATAGACCCATCCATCGACATGAAGACGCCACCGAAGACGCAGGTCGATACGGCGTCGGCGGAAGACTATTTCGCCTATGCCGCCGAACTCCTGAAACTTCATCCGCCGCACAGCACCGATCAGCCGATCATTGCCCGCATGAAGCGGATCGGCATCGAGCCCGGGAAGAGCTTCGATCTTTCCAAGGCCGATCCTGTCGTCCAAAACGCCTTGAAGACGGCGCCACAGGATGGGCAGGCACTGATGGGCTGGAAGCTGAAGACATTGGCCCGCGTGGTCAACGGCTGGTCGATGAATACCGACACGATGGGCGTCTACGGCAATTACTACCTGAAACGGGCGATCGTGGCGCAGCAGGGGCTTGGTGCCAATCTGCCCGAGGACGCCATCTATCCGCTCAACCTTGCGGATGAAAGCGGCAACCCGCTCGATGGACGAAGCAACTATACGATCCATTTCGAGAAGGAGGAGATCCCGCCGGTCAATGCTTTCTGGTCTGTCACCCTCTATGACAATGACGGTTTCCAGGTCGCCAATCCGCTCAACCGGTTCGCCGTCAGCAGCTGGATGCCGTTCCAGTACAACGCCGACGGCTCGCTCGACCTCTATTTCCAGACGGAAAGCCCGGGCAAGGATAAGGAATGGAACTGGCTGCCGGCGCCGAACGGCCCGTACAATCTGACGATGCGGCTCTATGCGCCGAAGGGGACCGCTCTGATCGGCAAGTGGAACCCGCCGCCGGTGACACGTGCGGCTCCAGCGGCTCCGCTCGCCGCTCAGTGA
- a CDS encoding LysE family translocator, with protein MTEMTVLAFALVAFIGIATPGPTVLLALTNGSKFGVRRAISGMVGAVLSDFVLIGAVALGLGALLAASEFWFTVVKWIGVGYLAFLGVMLLRSKGTLDVSMRSESGNTSASPVTIFLKSFLVAVTNPKGYLFFSAFLPQFIDPAGPQIEQYAVLALVFAAIDFMVMFGYALLGSQAVRLLRKSGALWLDRICGGALLTLAGSLALYRRATT; from the coding sequence ATGACTGAAATGACGGTTCTTGCATTTGCGCTTGTGGCATTCATCGGCATCGCCACGCCCGGCCCGACCGTGCTTCTCGCCCTGACGAACGGCTCGAAATTCGGGGTCCGCCGGGCGATATCGGGCATGGTTGGCGCAGTCCTGTCCGACTTCGTGCTGATCGGTGCCGTTGCCCTCGGCCTCGGTGCACTGCTGGCTGCCTCGGAATTCTGGTTCACTGTCGTCAAATGGATCGGTGTCGGCTACCTCGCCTTCCTCGGCGTCATGCTGTTGCGCTCGAAGGGAACGCTTGACGTCTCGATGCGCTCTGAAAGCGGCAACACGTCCGCTTCGCCGGTGACGATCTTCCTCAAGAGCTTCCTTGTCGCCGTCACCAATCCCAAGGGCTATCTCTTCTTCTCGGCCTTTCTGCCGCAGTTTATCGACCCCGCGGGTCCGCAGATCGAGCAATATGCCGTGCTCGCCCTCGTCTTCGCTGCCATCGATTTCATGGTCATGTTCGGTTACGCGTTGCTTGGCTCGCAGGCCGTCCGGCTGCTCAGGAAATCGGGCGCGCTCTGGCTTGACCGGATCTGCGGCGGTGCCCTGCTGACGCTTGCCGGCTCGCTGGCGCTCTATCGGCGGGCGACCACCTGA
- a CDS encoding arylsulfatase, which produces MNDVDIQKQDDPIVPVSRRDLLLGGTSLALTALAVSAASGPAVAQTQQNTASQTGGSTKPPNILVIFGDDIGIPQISAYTMGLMGYRTPNIDRIAREGAIFTDSYGQQSCTAGRASFILGQEPFRTGLLTIGMPGDPHGIQDWMPTIADVMKTKGYATGQFGKNHLGDQDQHLPTKHGFDEFFGNLYHLNAEEEPEGYFYPKDPAFRRQFGPRGVIKSTADGKIEDTGALNTKRMETVDEEFLAAAKDFIGRQAKAEKPFFCWFNSTRMHVFTHLKADSLGKTGKGIHADGMVEHDGHVGQLLDQLDELGIAENTIVLYTTDNGAEIALWPDGAMTMFHGEKGTTWEGGFRIPMMVRWPGVVKPGTEVNDIVTLMDWMPTFAAAAGMDDLKEQMKVGFASGAKNFKVHLDGYNLLPMLKGEVKSGPRDSVYYFDQGGNLNAIRWNDWKLSFAVNSEGNIATATREVPAWASIANLRMDPYERGLKEGGGAIEFLARNMWLIVPVQGKIKEFFSDFNQYPYQEGSSLNASGINYSLLRQEAALKRLNDLERLTPQ; this is translated from the coding sequence ATGAACGACGTCGATATTCAGAAGCAGGATGACCCGATCGTTCCCGTCAGCCGCCGTGATCTTCTGCTGGGCGGAACGTCGCTGGCGCTCACGGCTCTTGCCGTTTCAGCTGCGAGCGGGCCGGCGGTCGCCCAGACGCAACAGAACACGGCCAGCCAGACCGGCGGCTCCACGAAGCCGCCGAATATTCTCGTCATCTTCGGTGACGACATCGGCATTCCGCAGATCAGCGCCTATACGATGGGATTGATGGGTTATCGCACGCCGAATATCGACCGTATTGCCCGGGAAGGGGCGATCTTTACCGATTCCTACGGCCAGCAGAGCTGCACGGCCGGGCGCGCCTCCTTCATTCTCGGTCAGGAGCCGTTCCGCACCGGTCTTCTCACCATTGGTATGCCGGGCGACCCACATGGCATTCAGGACTGGATGCCGACCATTGCCGATGTAATGAAGACGAAGGGTTATGCCACCGGCCAGTTCGGCAAGAACCATCTGGGCGACCAGGACCAGCATCTGCCGACCAAGCACGGTTTCGACGAATTCTTCGGCAATCTCTATCACCTCAATGCCGAGGAAGAGCCGGAGGGCTATTTCTATCCCAAGGACCCGGCCTTCCGTCGGCAGTTCGGCCCGCGCGGCGTGATCAAATCGACGGCGGACGGCAAGATCGAGGATACCGGCGCGCTCAATACCAAGCGTATGGAGACGGTGGATGAAGAATTCCTCGCCGCCGCCAAGGATTTCATCGGCCGGCAGGCCAAGGCCGAAAAGCCCTTCTTCTGCTGGTTCAACTCGACCCGCATGCATGTCTTCACCCACCTGAAGGCAGACTCCCTCGGCAAGACCGGCAAGGGCATCCACGCCGACGGCATGGTGGAGCATGACGGCCATGTCGGCCAGCTGCTCGACCAGCTCGACGAACTCGGGATCGCCGAGAACACGATCGTTCTCTATACGACCGATAATGGCGCGGAGATCGCGCTTTGGCCCGATGGCGCCATGACCATGTTCCATGGCGAAAAAGGCACGACATGGGAAGGCGGTTTCCGCATTCCGATGATGGTGCGCTGGCCGGGCGTCGTGAAGCCCGGAACCGAGGTCAACGACATCGTCACGCTGATGGACTGGATGCCAACATTCGCAGCGGCGGCCGGCATGGACGATCTCAAGGAGCAGATGAAGGTCGGCTTCGCCTCGGGCGCCAAGAACTTCAAGGTGCATCTCGATGGCTACAATCTGCTGCCGATGCTGAAAGGCGAAGTCAAATCCGGCCCGCGCGATTCCGTCTATTATTTCGATCAGGGCGGCAATCTCAACGCCATCAGGTGGAACGACTGGAAGCTCAGCTTCGCGGTCAATAGCGAAGGCAACATCGCCACGGCAACGCGCGAGGTGCCCGCCTGGGCCAGCATCGCCAATCTGCGCATGGACCCTTATGAGCGCGGATTGAAGGAGGGTGGCGGCGCCATCGAATTCCTTGCCCGCAACATGTGGCTGATCGTGCCGGTGCAGGGCAAGATCAAGGAATTCTTCTCCGACTTCAACCAATACCCCTATCAGGAGGGCAGTTCGCTGAATGCGAGCGGCATCAACTACAGCCTTCTGCGGCAGGAAGCGGCGCTGAAACGGCTGAATGATCTGGAGCGGCTCACGCCGCAGTAA
- a CDS encoding MarR family transcriptional regulator: protein MVKKPRNDLTDADYEALSNLRYTLRRFMDFSASAAQEEGLPTQQHQALLAIRGHRSEDAMTIGLLSERLLIAPHSATELVGRLVAAGYVSRKTDPADKRRQTLELTAKADDVLKRLTAIHMTEIRDMAPKLIDILQGLQTDGEIKTDPWSR, encoded by the coding sequence ATGGTGAAGAAGCCCAGGAACGATCTGACGGATGCCGATTACGAGGCCCTCTCCAACCTGCGCTACACGCTGCGCCGCTTCATGGATTTCAGCGCATCCGCCGCGCAGGAGGAGGGCTTGCCGACCCAACAGCATCAGGCGCTGCTTGCGATCCGCGGCCATCGCAGCGAAGACGCCATGACGATCGGCCTGCTTTCCGAGCGGCTGCTGATCGCCCCGCATTCGGCAACCGAACTGGTCGGGAGGCTGGTGGCCGCGGGCTACGTCTCCCGCAAGACCGACCCAGCCGACAAACGGCGCCAGACGCTGGAGCTGACCGCAAAGGCAGACGATGTGCTGAAGCGGCTGACAGCCATTCATATGACCGAAATCAGGGACATGGCGCCGAAACTCATCGATATCCTGCAAGGTCTGCAGACGGACGGCGAGATCAAGACCGACCCCTGGTCGCGCTGA
- a CDS encoding transporter substrate-binding domain-containing protein, with translation MRRSFWAYMLALTALGAQFPGADPALAETPAPLEKPALIDKHVIDLDAMKERRIVRVLVPYSKTIYFVDKGRQYGTAVQFGLELEKVLNKDRKKQIDHITIVFVPMPRDRLLDALNEGYGDIVMANLTITDERLTQVDFADPLYENAEEVLVSAPNSPAIASLDDLSGQHIAVRASSSYYEHLLARNKALAAAGKPEIIIDLMDESLEDEDLMEMVNADLLPFTTVDAYKADIWTHVFGDMKVRHDIVLSSQGRIAWAIRKNSPKLKADLNAFVATHKVGTTFGNILRNTFYKQDKIVKRAYSPSDVARFQTLTEIFRKYGGSYSFDYLMLMAQGYQESQLDQSRRSPRGAVGIMQMLPSTAKDKVIGISGIDKDPDRNVEAGAKYLRHLIDTYIDDEGLTPKDRQLFAFAAYNAGPGNLHKFREKAKAMGLDPNVWFGNVENAASEIVGRETVQYVSNIYKYYVAYSLLVARMEERTAGSGQPAQK, from the coding sequence ATGAGGCGGTCGTTCTGGGCGTATATGCTGGCGCTCACTGCGCTGGGCGCGCAATTCCCGGGCGCAGACCCCGCTCTGGCCGAGACCCCGGCACCGCTTGAGAAACCGGCCCTCATCGACAAGCATGTGATCGATCTCGACGCGATGAAGGAGCGCCGGATCGTGCGTGTGCTCGTGCCCTACAGCAAGACGATCTATTTCGTCGACAAGGGTCGCCAGTACGGCACGGCGGTGCAATTCGGGCTGGAGCTTGAAAAGGTCCTGAACAAGGACCGCAAGAAGCAGATCGACCACATCACCATCGTCTTCGTGCCGATGCCGCGCGACAGGTTGCTCGACGCGTTGAACGAAGGCTATGGCGATATCGTCATGGCCAATCTGACGATTACCGACGAGCGGCTGACGCAGGTGGATTTTGCCGATCCGCTCTATGAAAATGCCGAGGAAGTGCTGGTGAGCGCCCCGAACAGCCCGGCGATTGCCAGCCTTGACGATCTCTCCGGCCAGCATATCGCGGTGCGCGCCTCGAGCAGCTATTACGAACATCTTCTGGCGCGCAACAAGGCGCTGGCCGCGGCGGGCAAGCCCGAGATCATCATCGATCTGATGGATGAGAGCCTCGAAGACGAGGACCTGATGGAGATGGTCAATGCCGACCTTTTGCCCTTCACGACGGTCGATGCCTACAAGGCCGATATCTGGACGCACGTCTTTGGCGACATGAAGGTGCGCCACGACATCGTCCTGTCATCGCAGGGCAGGATAGCCTGGGCGATCCGCAAGAACAGCCCGAAGCTGAAGGCGGACCTCAACGCCTTCGTCGCCACCCACAAAGTTGGCACGACCTTCGGCAACATCCTGCGCAACACCTTCTACAAGCAGGACAAGATCGTCAAACGCGCCTACTCGCCCTCCGATGTCGCACGTTTCCAGACGCTCACCGAAATCTTCCGCAAATATGGCGGCAGCTATTCGTTCGACTATCTGATGCTGATGGCGCAAGGCTATCAGGAATCGCAGCTCGACCAGTCGCGTCGCTCGCCGCGCGGCGCCGTCGGCATCATGCAGATGCTGCCTTCGACGGCGAAGGACAAGGTGATCGGCATCAGCGGCATCGACAAGGACCCTGATCGCAATGTCGAGGCAGGCGCCAAATATCTGCGCCACCTGATCGATACCTATATCGATGATGAGGGGCTCACGCCCAAGGACCGGCAACTTTTCGCCTTTGCGGCCTATAATGCCGGGCCTGGCAATCTGCACAAGTTCCGGGAGAAGGCCAAGGCCATGGGCCTCGATCCCAATGTCTGGTTCGGCAATGTGGAGAATGCCGCTTCCGAGATCGTCGGCCGAGAGACGGTTCAATATGTCAGCAATATCTACAAATATTACGTGGCATATTCGCTGCTTGTCGCCCGCATGGAAGAACGTACGGCGGGCAGCGGCCAGCCGGCGCAGAAATAG
- a CDS encoding EamA family transporter, giving the protein MDKTATMTTELALLLALSTLWGASYTFIKIGVETIPPLTLVAARTLIAGALLLAIIGWRGLKLPRDRKTWTYFLFQACLNSVLPFTLIAWAERTTDAGLAAILNSTTPIFAFLITTLVTRHEALTGRKLFGVSAGLAGTALVIGLGALGTLGQGLWAQLAIVAATICYAGAAVFGRNFRELDPMMPAAGSLLAGAVILIPISIVIDAPWKLSPSLDSIFALLALAVFSTALAFVIYFRLVQTLGSVGATAQAYLRVPIGVAIGVVFLGETLSSTAGLGLACIMAGVIAMTLPARARVRQAIRSMPPST; this is encoded by the coding sequence ATGGATAAGACCGCGACGATGACAACGGAACTGGCGCTGCTGCTGGCGCTTTCGACGCTCTGGGGAGCCTCCTATACCTTCATCAAGATCGGCGTCGAGACCATCCCGCCGCTGACACTGGTGGCAGCACGAACGCTCATTGCCGGCGCGCTGCTTCTCGCCATCATCGGCTGGCGTGGCCTCAAGCTGCCCCGCGATCGAAAGACCTGGACCTATTTTCTTTTTCAGGCCTGCCTCAACAGCGTCCTGCCCTTCACGCTGATCGCCTGGGCCGAGCGGACGACGGATGCCGGCCTGGCGGCGATCCTGAATTCCACGACACCTATCTTCGCCTTCCTGATCACGACACTGGTTACCCGGCACGAGGCCCTCACGGGTCGCAAACTATTCGGCGTGTCGGCGGGATTGGCCGGCACCGCGCTGGTCATTGGCCTTGGCGCGCTCGGCACTTTGGGGCAGGGGCTATGGGCGCAGCTCGCAATCGTTGCCGCCACGATCTGCTATGCGGGCGCTGCCGTCTTCGGGCGGAATTTCAGAGAGCTTGATCCGATGATGCCGGCCGCCGGTTCGTTGCTCGCAGGGGCGGTGATCCTCATCCCCATCAGCATCGTCATCGATGCTCCGTGGAAATTGAGCCCCAGCCTCGATTCGATCTTCGCGCTCCTTGCCCTCGCAGTCTTCTCCACGGCGCTCGCCTTTGTGATCTATTTCCGCCTCGTGCAGACGCTCGGTTCGGTCGGCGCGACGGCCCAGGCCTATCTCAGGGTGCCGATCGGCGTTGCAATCGGCGTCGTCTTCCTCGGCGAAACGCTGTCTTCGACGGCAGGCCTTGGGCTTGCCTGCATCATGGCCGGCGTCATTGCCATGACGCTGCCTGCCAGAGCGCGGGTCCGTCAGGCAATCCGATCCATGCCGCCATCGACATGA